The Oenanthe melanoleuca isolate GR-GAL-2019-014 chromosome 15, OMel1.0, whole genome shotgun sequence genome contains a region encoding:
- the CRYBB1 gene encoding beta-crystallin B1 — protein MSETTKPAAPSQAADEKEKAAPAPTPSLDPAPVANSKGEEPSPEAFRIVVFDQENFQGRQMEFTAECLNLADRGFDRVRSVIVTSGPWVAYEQANMRGEMFILEKGEYPRWDTWSSSYRSDCFMSMRPIKMEAEDHKISLYESADFKGNKMEIQEDDVPSLWAYGFCDRVGSVQVPSGTWVGYQYPGYRGYQYLFETGDFRHWNEWSAFQPQIQSIRRIRDMQWDQKGTFVTPDAPSD, from the exons ATGTCTGAGACCACAAAACccgctgctcccagccaggctgcgGATGAGAAGGAGAAGGCGGCTCCTGCGCCGACTCCATCCCTCGACCCAGCTCCTGTCGCAAACAGCAAGGGCGAGGAGCCCTCCCCAGAAGCCTTCAGG ATCGTTGTCTTTGACCAGGAGAACTTCCAGGGCAGGCAGATGGAGTTCACTGCCGAGTGCCTGAACCTGGCTGACCGTGGCTTCGACCGGGTGCGCAGTGTCATTGTCACCTCTGGACC ctGGGTGGCCTACGAGCAGGCCAACATGCGTGGGGAgatgttcatcctggagaagggCGAGTACCCTCGCTGGGACACCTGGTCCAGCAGCTACCGGAGCGACTGCTTCATGTCCATGCGTCCCATCAAAATG GAGGCTGAGGACCACAAAATCTCCCTCTACGAGTCTGCTGACTTCAAGGGCAACAAGATGGAAATCCAGGAGGACGACGTGCCCAGCCTCTGGGCTTATGGCTTCTGCGACCGCGTGGGCAGCGTGCAGGTGCCCAGTGGAAC TTGGGTCGGGTACCAGTACCCTGGCTACAGAGGCTACCAGTACCTCTTTGAGACCGGAGACTTCCGACACTGGAATGAGTGGTCTGCCTTCCAGCCCCAGATCCAGTCCATCCGCCGCATCCGGGACATGCAGTGGGACCAGAAGGGCACCTTTGTCACCCCCGACGCGCCCTCCGACTGA
- the CRYBA4 gene encoding beta-crystallin A4, protein MTHRCKKSSGLWKIVVWDEPFFQGKKHEFTTDCYSTLEHGFSTVRSCKIESGAWAGFEHCGFQGQQFVLERGEYPCWEAWSGSNAYHVERMCSFRPVACADHGRSRLMLFEQENFQGKRAEMSDDCPSLPALGWGSSTVGSFLVRSGAWVCSQYPGYRGFQYLLESDSPAGEYKHVREWGSHAQTGQVQSIRRVQQ, encoded by the exons ATGACCCACCGCTGCAAGAAATCCTCCGGTCTCTGGAAG ATCGTGGTGTGGGATGAGCCTTTCTTCCAGGGCAAGAAGCACGAGTTCACCACCGACTGCTACAGCACCCTGGAGCACGGCTTCAGCACCGTGCGCTCCTGCAAGATCGAGAGCGGGGC GTGGGCAGGCTTCGAGCACTGCGGCTTCCAGGGGCAGCAGTTCGTGCTGGAGCGCGGCGAGTACCCGTGCTGGGAGGCGTGGAGCGGCAGCAATGCCTACCATGTGGAGAGGATGTGCTCCTTCCGCCCCGTCGCCTGCGCC GACCACGGACGGAGCAGGTTGATGCTCTTTGAGCAGGAGAACTTCCAGGGCAAGCGGGCAGAGATGAGCGACGACTGCCCCTCGCTGCCcgccctgggctggggcagcagcaccgTGGGCTCCTTCCTCGTCCGCTCGGGCGC GTGGGTCTGCTCGCAGTACCCGGGCTACCGGGGCTTCCAGTACCTCCTGGAGAGCGACAGCCCCGCGGGCGAGTACAAGCACGTGCGGGAGTGGGGGTCCCACGCGCAGACGGGCCAGGTCCAGTCCATCCGCAGGGTCCAGCAGTGA